CGACGTGGACGCGCGACGCGCGGACGGGACGCCGGAGGTGCCGGCGCGGGGGTTGGACGAGCCGCTCACCGAGCGGGAGGTGACCGTCCTGCGCTACCTACAGAGCATCCTGACCAACGTGGAGATCGCCGCCGAGCTGTCGTTGTCGGTCAACACGGTGAAGACCCACGTGCGCAACATCTACCGCAAGCTCGACGCGACCCGCCGCCGGGAGGCGGTCCGGCGGGCCCGCGAGCTGCGGTTGATCTGACCCGAGCCGCTCAGGCGCCGGCGGCGGCGTCCACCACGGCCAGGAGTTCGGCCAGTTCGTAGCCGCCGTCGTGGCGGACGTCGTTGACGAACAGCGACGGGGTGCCGGTGACGCCGCTGCGAATTCCGCCCACGAAGTCCTGCCGGACCCGGTCGGCGTGGGCCTGCCGGGCCACCTCCGCGTTGACCTCGTCGAGCGGCAGGCCGACCTGCTCGACGCCGAGCGACAGGTGCACCGGGTCGAGCTGGTCCTGGTGCTCGTAGAGCCAGTCGTGCATCTCCCAGAACCGGCCCCGGGCGCCGGCGGCCTCGGCGGTCTCGGCCGCGTTCTCCGCGTGCGGGTGGACGTTCGTGATCGGGAAGTGGCGGTACGCCAGCCGCACCGTGTCGGCCCGTTGGCGCAGCACCTCGGCCAGGTTCGGGTAGGCGGCGCCGCAGTACCGGCACTGGAAGTCGCCGTACTCGACGATCGTCACCGGGGCGTCGGCCGGCCCGCGGACGTGGTCCCGTTCGGTGACCGGGACGCGCAGCCGCGCGGTGGTGACCTGCAACGGTGTGCTCATCGGGCGCTCACCTGCCGCCCGGGTGCGATCAG
The genomic region above belongs to Micromonospora sp. WMMD1128 and contains:
- a CDS encoding DsbA family protein codes for the protein MSTPLQVTTARLRVPVTERDHVRGPADAPVTIVEYGDFQCRYCGAAYPNLAEVLRQRADTVRLAYRHFPITNVHPHAENAAETAEAAGARGRFWEMHDWLYEHQDQLDPVHLSLGVEQVGLPLDEVNAEVARQAHADRVRQDFVGGIRSGVTGTPSLFVNDVRHDGGYELAELLAVVDAAAGA